The genomic window GCAAAGTGAAGCGCGATGTCTACTCGCTGTTCGAGCTCTTCCTGCTGCAGTACTACCTGCCGGCGATCTACTATGTGCGCTACGCGCTGCTCGCGCTACTGGTGGTGCTATTCATTGTGGTGTGCATGCTGGGCTGTCGCATTGCTGTGGCCGGACTGCCCAACACGCTGTTGGTGGATCAACGCAGTATCGCAGACACGTTTGCAGCGATGGACGACACCTTTGGCCAGCGTGGCAGCTGCACGTTCTGTGGCCCGTACTACCGATCGCCGCAGGACTACCGTCAGGCAACAATCACAGACATCGCGGCATGCTCGGTGGATTATGGTGTGCAGATGAACCTGTACGCGGATagctgcggcgcgtgcaACGGAACGGACGCGTGCGTGGACTGCGCTGGAACTGCGCACGGAGCAGCCGCACTGAATGACTGCGGCGGGTGTGCTGTTGCTGGATcgtctgctgcggcgccgtgcacATGCCCTTTAACGCGCGACTGCCAGTACTGCGAGTGGGCTCTGGGCAAGGGCAGCGCCGGTGGGGGGTCATGCAGCGTGACGTGCGATGCTAGCACGTGCGGGAGAAACGGCAAGTGCGACCAGTACACAGGGACGTGCGTCTGCAGTGCGGGCTTCACGGGAGCCGCGTGCAACGAGTGCGAGGCATggctgctgcctgctgcaTTGAACCCCGGGTGCGCACTGGAGTGCAACGCGGCGATGAACTCTGCGGCATGCGACTGCGACGCGAGCAGTGGGCGATGCCGGTCGTGCCCAGCGGGGACGCGCGGGTATGACTGCTCGCAGCCATCGGTGGACTGCCATAGTCACGGAACGTTCGAccctgcgacggcgacgtgTACGTGCTCGAGCGGGTGGACGGGGGCGTTCTGCAACGTGTCGAGCGTGTGCAGCGGacgcggcgtgctgctgtctgcTGCGGACTCACCGACTGGGTCCGAAATGTGCGGCTGCTTGGGGCACTGGCGCGGCAGGACGTGCCAGCTGTGCGACTGCATCAACGGTGGAATGTGCAACGCCGTGACGGGGAAGTGCGAGTGCGTGGGCGCCTTTACGGGGCCGCGGTGCGAGACGTGCGCGGCGAACTGTACGCTGCGCGGCACGTGCCCTGACGTGTCGACGCCGGACTATGCGCTTTGGAATGTGCGGGCATGCATCCCCAATGCGTGCAGTGAGGCTGACGTACAGTCGGAGACGATGTGCCGCGCCTGCTCACCGACACAGATGGTACCCGTCGGCGCGTGCAAGGCGGCGTCTAAGGAGTCGTGCATGGCCATGTCGGATTGCTGGTGGTATATGGATGGCAACGTCGCGCCGTACTGCGGCATGGCGCGGCAAGTGAGCGACGTCACGGCGCTCAGCTGCACTTGCCGGTACCCAAAGGTCTGGTCTGGCCCGACCTGCGGGTCTTGCCCTGCACCGGCTGGCGCGACATGCCTGGACGACGGGATCGTGTTGGGCTGCAACAGATTGGCGTACACATCGCTGAGCTCCGTCGTGAGCATCGATAGCtgcggcgtgtgcggcggtgatggcttGTGTCGGGGCTGCGATGGCGTtcctggcagcggcgcgacaTACGACgcgtgtggcgtgtgcggcggcaacagcacATGCAgtggcgcgacggcggcgatgccgatGTACGTGGAATATCTGTTTGACCTCACGAAGGTGCCTCGGATCCTCAACAATGCGGCCTGGTGCAAGGTGGTGGCTTCCATCGCTGCCAACATTCGGCGGTTGGACAGCGCTGGCTCGCAGATGCGgacggtgctggaggacTACCTCGCTAACGACGCGAGCTATGAGCTGACATCTCTCCAAGACTTCTACAACTACGCCAAGGAGAACGGCCGGCTGAGCGAGGCGGTCTTCACGCTCAGCTACAACGGCGAACCActgatgctgcagcagatACTGTACCGCGTAGAGAGCACACTCGCCACCAACCAGAGCTCACCTTcgcgggtggtggcggcgtaCTACTGGATATCTCGGGACATCATCGCCCCCTTCCAGTCACTTGCTCAAGCAAGTGGTATCACCGTGTACTACACGTCGACCCTGTTCCAGCCGGCAGTGGCGAGGGttggcgcgctgcagagccTGTGGTTCGCGGTCGGCATCGGTCTGGCGGTGACGTTCGTGCTCCTACTCACGTACTACGTGAGCCTgacgacagcggtggcggcgacgataGTGGCTGCGATCGTGTGCTTCGGGTCGCTGACGGTGTGCGCGGTCTTCGACTGGGATGTGGACGCTGTGCTTCAGGTGTGCATCAGCTGCACTGTACCGATAAGCGTGGAGTACGTGGTGCACTTCTGCAGCGGGTACTTCGACTACCtgcagacgacgacgtcACACCTGTTTGCGCGCGACGTGACGCGGCGGACTGCTGTGCagggtgcgctgctgcggtctGCCCCTGCTGTGTGCACATCTGTCGTGTGCGTGATCGTTGTGTCGACTATGTTCGGTGTGTCGAGCCTGGTGCCATTACGGCGCGCGGGGCAGGTGAGCATCACACTGCacctgctggtgctgcttgCCGGTGTGCTCTTCACTGGCGCTGTTGCCGCTCTAGGGCCGATGAGCGTGTACCAGCACTGGACGCTCTCAGCCGCAATCTGCATTGTTTGTGCTGCGCTTGCCGCGCTTGCGGTGCTGGTCATGTACGGCGTGCATGGAGTGCTCGGGCCGCACGGCAACATGATCCTGACGCGCTGAGGTCCGCGATACGGCGGATTGTAGGTGTCACGAagtcggaggcggcggcggcgaaagAGAACAGTGACAGAGATGCTCCAGCACGACTCCTTGGCCGGGGCCTTCTTCTGTCGCGCATGTTGGCCAAGCGCCGTCGGTGGCGTTTTGCCTCTTGCTGATGTTCAGCACCTGCGCCTCTCGGTTTCGCTACCACGGCGTCGTCCTTGTCGGCGTGCCCTCGCGTTgtcgcgccgccaccgccaccgccacctcgccaACCTCAACGGAGTGGGTGATTGCATTGTTgtgtgcgcgggtgcgcGTATTAGCAGCACATCCACCCTCACTCGCTGCCTTTACTATGCCATCCTTTGCCGAACCTCCTCACCGCTCCTTCCACTGCATCGGCTTCGCCTGCGCACGCCTTCTGACTTTACAGCCAGGTGTGGGTCTGCTGTCGAGCACCGTCCCTATCGCGGCGCATCTGTGCtgatgtctgtgtgtgcgtcaaCCTTAgtctgcacgcgcgcgtgtttTTGGCTGCTTTGATGCTTAGCTTTTTCGTACTGAattcgtttttcttcttttcgtgATGGCGCGCCTGCCTCCGCGGTGCACGTGGGATAAGTATGCGCAGGtgcccactggtgtgtgCGTCACAGACATGTATACGTATGTGCAtatccgtgtgtgtgcgtgtgtgagtgtgtgtctTTTCTTCCCCTTGatgttgtgtgcgtgtgtgcatcctTCTTGTTTCGGCGGTCACCTCCGTGTTCACGCCTGTGTATGTGGTGACTCTTCGTGCTCTCTTATACTGTGTGCTGGCCGCTGgcgccccccttccccttcccctcatcctcctcctcctctgcgtgtgtgcggccgcctccatctcgtATTTCTAATCCTCATTCCCTGTTGtggcctcctccccctccattGTGTCTTCTTTGGTCTCTGTAGTTGCTCAGGCTTGGAGAGTGTGCGCGGTGTCGTGTCACCACGTGCTGccaccccctttccctcccctccctcctgcttTTGAGCATCGCGTTTCTTCTCTCCAGCGGCCGGCAGTGGGCGCGAATTGGGTGaatgcgtgcgcgcgggaggggggggggtggaagATGAGGTGGCGGCTCTTGCATCATTTCGCCGTGCGAAACACTGTGCGTCGTATCTTGGTATGTGCTCGGGCTCGCCTTCTTACTTCTTGACTTGGCGAGACCTGCGGCCCATCCCGCGTCTTTTTCTTTATCCGCTTCTTGCATGTGACTCTCCATCCGTGCTGCGATATCCGAGTGTCCGCGTacgccccccaccctctactctctctctgcatgtgttgtggaggagggggcggcggaagccaggcagcccctccctcctccagccCTGCCGATTGCCGGACCCCACTTCTCGTCGCGGCAGGGCCACGCGCATGAGGCTTGGGGAGGTGAGtgcgatgtatcgctgccgatgccggcggtgaggccttgggtggtgctgcctcggagcgacctgcgacggtgcacacgcttgcgccatccatgcgACTAGgcagcgtgactcgaacgcaTCCCACACCCGACCCTCGCACGGCCCACTGGTGTTGCGGGGAGCCTGCGGCACTCGTGGAgatgcaccaggtggcggcCGACATGATGCGGctggctgcgaggcgacctgcgaagcgcaggggtgggtggagttTGAGGCAGGGTCCTTGGGCAGGTCACCGAGTCGGTGCATTGCCGTACCTGTTGCCgacggccgcctcgcgccGCGCGGatgggcgtgtgtgtatgtgtgacCGGCGGGGCAGAGTGTGGCGTTCAGCTGATGCTGTAATGACGGAGAGATGCTGGCGCTGAACGAACAAGAAATGGGCTGTGTCGAACGCTCCCTTCCGCGTTGCTTTTTCCTCGCTCCACGCAGGCAGACGCACGAGCGCCTTCAAGGCGTGCGGGGCGTTGGTAGGGAGGGCGGCTTGAGGCCTCTTCGTTCGTTACTCTGCGTGCACGGATCTCGTCCGGCTCACTTCTTGGGCACCGCCTCGCCACTGCGCAACGTGAATAAGCAGAAGGGTGAATGGAGCCACGAAAGggagacggcagcgctgcggctcgACGGACTTGCCCGAGCGCAGAGGTTCACCTGAAGACCTCCGAAGCGAGACACGTACATGCGcaggtgagggggggggtattGGTGCACCGTGGCCTGCATTGTGGGTCGCTGCACCCTGGTCACGAGTTGCCGTGTCGAGCGCGTGCCTTTCTCtgtaggggaggggggcgtgcACAGCGTGGGCTTGCCTGTGAGCCGCAGACACGCAAATGTCGTCAAGCAGCACTTCATTTCGCTTCGAGCGTGGACAAGCAATTGgcctgcaggcgcgcgcctTTGGAGCGTGACTTCGGGTTCGGCGAAGCGAAACTGTTtcgcgctgcttcttcctcttctcggTTTCATCACGGGCCGGCTTCAGTGTGATCCAGCCAGTACATGCAACACCACCCTCTCTTCTTGTCGTTGTCTCCCTTGGCCTCTGGGTGCTtctccgcgccgcctccgcccccaccgcgcacgcacgcacgcacacacacactttgTTTCTCAATGAAGGGAAGTAAaccaaagaaaaacgaaagggTACATCACCGACCCcacagcgctggcgcctgaggcttcctctctctctgcctttctccccctcccgctcaCATGGGTGGTCAACTTGCTCAGCCACCACAGcggaccccccccccctttctaTTCAGCCATCGCCCGCGCCCGCGCGGGGTAGGTGGacacgccgacgccgacgtcTTTCACAtacagacgcgcacacgcgcttgTTTCGCAGACTGGTGGTGACACAAGCCGCTGCCTAGCACCCCATCAGACATCTATAGATCGCCATAGACCAATATAAGCGTATGCACGTACCCATCGAGGAGGAGTACAAGAGGAACTGTGCAGACCttctacacacacacctacacccCGCACACTCGACGTGGAGACCGCGACTCACTTTTGCTTGCCGCAGTGAGAGGGAGCCAGGGGGGATGAGGCCATCATGAATCCACCCGACATTCGTGACGacccggcgctgccgcagccgacggCTGAGGTGGCTCCGGTGCTCGAGGTTGACGCTGACGGCATCCGCGTGCGAGAGGCAGTGCACCTCTTTCTTAGCCGCCTAATcgaccccctcctccgtgcaGATCCAAACCTTGCTGTCGCCGGTACTTCTGGTCGCGATGACATCTCTGGTGCGCACTCATCCCTCGACTATGTAGTCGCACAGATGGAGCGCATCAGCACGTCGACTAGCTGGTCGACGTGCGTGGTTCGATGGGCGGATCTCCTCCGCttcgacgaggacgccgcggcggtgctggagtcGGATTTCCAGCGCTTCTCACCCTTCATCAACGAGGCCCTTCATCAGGTCCTCCTGCAGTACTACGGCGAGGAGTACGCGAACCGCGGTAAGTGTAACCCCAGTCTCGTTTTTTCGAACGTGCCGCGGTGTCTGACGATTCGCTCGCTGCGGGCGTCGTTGGTAGGACAGCTGTGCGCTATCAAGGGTGTCGTGACGCGTACGTCTCAGGTGCGGCCCGAGCTGCTCGTTGGCGTgttccgctgcagcgactgcgGCACAGGGAGTCTGCCTATCGAGCAGCAGTTCCACTACACCGAGCCGCCCACCTGCCGCAACCCCCAGTGCGAAAACAAGAACAAGTTCCAGCTGATTCCGAATCACCCACAAACACGCTTCGGTGACTGGCAGAAGCTGCGCATGCAGGAGGACGCGAACAACATCCCTGCTGGGTGCATGCCGCGCACGATGGAGGTGATTGTCCGCGCCGACGCTGTGGAGGTGGCGAAGCCCGGCGACCGAATTCTCGCCATCGGGTGCGCCATTGTCGTGCCGGAGGTGGCGAAGCTGTTCAACCTGGCCAACCGGCgtgaggtgcagcggcagctgacgGGTGGCCAACGGGCCCAGCAGGACGCGCAGGCGGATATGGAGGGTACCACCGGGTTGCGCGCGCTCGGCGTGCGAGACCTTAACTACCGCATGTGCTTTCTTGCCACTACCATCACGGACGCCACGGGCGACGACCGCAAGATGACGCAAgcggtgaaggaggcgaCGGATGGGGCGGCAgagcgggaggaggtggtgctcaCGCCCGCAGAGCGtcagcgggtgcagcagaTGCGTCGGCACGATAACTTGCTGAAAGCGCTCACATCCTGTGTCGCGCCGAACGTGTTCAAGCACGACGTTGTGAAGCTGGGGCTGCTTCTTCAGATGGTCGGCGGTGTCTCGAAAACGACTATCGAGCGCATTGCACTGCGGGGCGACATCAACGTCTGCATTGTCGGCGACCCATCCACGGCCAAGTCGCAGTTTCTTAAGTGGGTCTCAGCGAACATGCCACGTGGTGTTTACACAAGCGGCAAGGCGTCCACAGCCAGCGGTCTGACCGCAACGGTGACGCGGGACGCCGACACGGGCGAGCGCACCATCGAGGCCGGCGCCCTCATGCTCAGTGACCGCGGCATCTGCTGCATCGACGAGTTTGACAAGATGGAGATGAAGGACCAGGTTGCGATTCACGAAGCTATGGAGCAGCAGACCATCTCCATCGCCAAGGCTGGCATCAAGGCGACGCTGAACGCGAAaacgtcgctgctggcggcgctgaacCCGATCGGCGGCAAGTAcgaccgtcgccgccctctgcAGAAGAACATCGCCATGACAGCGCCCATCATGTCGCGCTTCGACCTCATGTTTGTCATCGTGGACGACtccggcgacgacgcagacTTTGCCATTGCGAATCAACTGCTGCGGCTACACCGCTTtggtggtgcggcggtgcggccgcCCTTCACCACGGAGGACTTCCAGCTGTACCTTCGCTACGCACGCTCGCTGACGCCGCGCCTCACGCGTGAGGCGTCGCAGCTCATTGTGGCCGCCTATCGCGACATGCGGCTGCAGGACTCGCTTTCCAACCGCAGCAAGGTGTACCGCGTGACGACGCGTCTCCTGGAGAGCATGATCCGACTGTccgaggcgacggcgaaggTTTACATGAGCGACGAGGTGCGGCCTACCCAcgtggaggtggcgctggaACTGATGCGGCAGTCCCTGTCCACACTAGACATGACGGAGGTGGAGCtggtcggcggcgccgccgacgacacGCTTCACGAAGAGCAGGACAGGGTCGTCAAGCAAGAGCCAGAGGCGGCGCGTGGCAGCGCGTCCGCCTCGTCAGGGGTGGCAGGACATGGGACCGACAAGGGCCGTGTCGCCGATGACAGCGCTGGTACAGACGGACAGACAAGCTTTGCGGACGAGCCGGCCTCAGCGTCCTcggccgcggtggccgcTCCCCGGCGAAAGGTAAGCATCAAGGCCGATCACTACTTTTCCATTGTGAATCGGCTTGTCGCGCACCTGAAGTCCCTCGGGGACGACGCCGCCCCGACGCGACAGGAGTTGGTGACGTGGTACCTTGAGCAGGTCAAGACGCTGAATAGGCCGTTGCtagaggcggagctgcggtACGTCAACCTAGTCCTCTCGAAGCTGGTCCGGGAGGGAAAGCTGCTGGAGGTAAACGTGCGTGAGGGTGACCTGCCGCGCCTGTATTTGGACCCCAACTTCAACCCCGACGTGACGCAGTGATTCGCGTTCGCAGAGAGAAGGCCAATGGCGGACGAAAGTCGTCTCTTGAcctcccctctgcccctctgccaccgccggtgctgctacgctctgtgtctgcgtgcttgTGGAGGAATAGGTGGGCGAATGTGTGTGCTGTCACATAGACAAGGATGCGTGTTTCGTTACCGATGCACCAAAGACTGATATACGATAGAGCGCGCTTGCTCTCGGATGCGCATGCCTGCGTAGGTTAACTCcggcctccccctccacctgcACTCCCCCGTCGACGTCTCCTGTGGCATGGGTGTGGGTGATGATGTCATCCCATACTCTTCGTCCTTGGCTACTTTCTTGCACTTCTTACGCACCAACGACTGTAGGCTGCTGTGCACGCGTGTCGATgcgcccttcccctcttcccccgccCCACCTCGCGCACATCCACCGCTCACGCACCTGCAGCTTCGCTGCACCGCGCTGCACTGCACACCCTGACCCCCGATCCATCCCTTTATCATCCGAGTGTCCGCGTacgccccccaccctctactctctctctgcatgtgttgtggaggagggggcggtggaagccaggcagcccctctctcctccagcCCTGCCGATTGCCGGACCCCACTTCTCGTCGCGGCAGGGCCACGCGCATGAGGCTTGGGGAGGTGAGtgcgatgtatcgctgccgatgccggcggtgaggccctgggtggtgctgcctcggagcgacctgcgaccgtgcacacgcttgcgccatccatgcgACTAGgcagcgtgactcgaacgcaTCCCACACCCGACCCTCGCACGGCCCACTGGTGTTGCGGGGAGCCTGCGGCACTCGTGGAgatgcaccaggtggcggcCGACATGATGCGGctggctgcgaggcgacctgcgaagcgcaggggtgggtggagttTGAGGCAGGGTCCTTGGGCAGGTCACCGAGTCGGTGCATTGCCGTACCTGTTGCCgacggccgcctcgcgccGCGCGGatgggcgtgtgtgtatgtgtgacCGGCGGGGCAGAGTGTGGCGTTCAGCTGATGCTGTAATGACGGAGAGATGCTGGCGCGGAAACCAAAATGTATTCTCTTGGACAAccttcttcttctgcttcccctgccccctctctcctccgcaCCACAACTATTCATTGCTGCTAGCTCCTTTTTGCGTTGTTGGAGCCACTCCATCATCTTGATGTGCGGCCGCGGTAGCGGCATCCGCGCCACTCCACCATCTTGCTCTCTGCTCTCGTACcagtcggcgccgctcccTCCGTCATCCACACCCCTCGGTGTTTTTTCGCtcgcgtgtgtacgtgtgtccGTGGCCCGCCATGCCTCCTGTCAGGACAGTGAAGCAGGAGACCGATGTCATAGTGCCCAGGGCGGGCGAGACCTAcgtcgccgacgacggcacTGTCTCGCAAGTGCTGGACGACCACATCGATGCAAACTACGAGCCAacggaagaggaggtgcTCGAGTTTGCCGACTGGATCGGCATGAAGCTGCCGCAAGATTCGGAGTTTCTGTGGCTCGCGCGCGAGGGCCTCAAAACGCCGCTGCCAAAAGAGTGGAAGCCATGCAGCACAAACGATGGCGAGATTTACTACTTCAACTTCAAGACGGGCGAGAGCAGCTGGGACCACCCGATGGATGGCATCTTTCGCCAGCGGTTCGAGcaggaaaaggagaaggcCCGCGCTCGCAagccggcgtcggcggcgagcagcaccacggctAACCGGAGCACTAGCGGGCCAAACAGCAGCACGCCCAGCAACACCACCTCAGCGATACCGCAGACGCACGTTATGATGACCGACACAGGCGTGCTGCGGCGAGACGCGGGGCCGGGCGCCGCACCACGGCCCAGCCCTGTCGTGACTTCGATTAGCGGTGGTTTGAAAGGCGTCGGTGCTGCCAATGCCCGCAGCGAGGCCAAGCCGATCATGCACTACCCTcttcagcagcagtcgcggtCAACAACAGTGACAACGCGCACAACAGCGAATCCCCAGAGCGCCGCTGGATCGTCCGCCAGCacagctgcggccgccggcaATCCCGCGCGGTCCTCCTCCGGACTTGCTCCGAAGAAGGTCGGGGCCGCAGAGGCGTCGTCTGCCGCCCCACCCCGTATTGTTTCGGAGGCTGAGCGCGCGTTGGAGGAGCGCGTACAGCGGGAGATGCAGCTGGCCCTCGAGGCGGAGCGCACCAAGATCGAGGAAGCCCATCAAGGAACCATGTCCACGCTCCAATCCAACTTTGACAAagaggtggcggagctgcgcagcgcggacgccgcacgccgcgctgcgtcatcgcgggaggaggaggaggagcgcgagcgccgtCTGCAG from Leishmania major strain Friedlin complete genome, chromosome 28 includes these protein-coding regions:
- a CDS encoding subtilisin-like serine peptidase, encoding MRIFSSMQKVYTTDTAPVNASEDVGVEGKRYPTHALGRFIVQYPAPMLLTLVLPFVFFVIGGAKLQSGLSYSLDDYQIRSTIGVRRDALRVNSVLNDWAFFLSGAHWLSDSVDLSHPRTSVQDTLELRAVINLQDLMEYAKKVGWSPETRDAHANLLNPDLFEIYRAAEQYVTELDGYEGVCFTNDLRNGQINSIYPTCTPVSSVTQYIYPSWNGLEWFMNGSGTVFQLDYMQRLFANPSYGWFFDNNFSTLNQRALQLRSQYTFASSWSESKALYRKRVKRFLPRAMNFVNSGQAVSLPFVEFHLGGGSSQDILMEIAGEREGYKVGVAAVICFLLSWWHCRTFIVGLYTAAEAVFAYMAAVGLYALIYRTLPLTTYSAIIWVMTFCMHGTLSFYDMFVFSGIMATKGRQNNLSVVQRLCFTMRRISVGVWIADALAIIIFAVNTTSLFLCVEQFSVFMIIALLWNMYCIALPTPALIVVHHLYVSNQRRNLQKQSDVLKDALLGCRRSGHLVRVLEVVQDNIADGERAYRMEEDLVRQRIGEDFGINRKRYGGPLDFLRQQVREGRDKVRAARRDVVGALHKAQKAKDRVVKSVDMRDGMGLPSFSLQDFLEIGDANPLAEETGVGPYRLPLYYNPRMVLPSDLVHIPAVYVERSEECWSGMCDALGLHARASDGEVIPPRAYSLRNQGTSSAEVSAFADWWRELGTRLGVETTSNNRSAELVPFAVRNAVRAQDPTMVVDACASARRGAHKGGAAGGGGGGGWASPRATGGPSGMGLGKLRYRLAHRADLPRLWCCGLFGRVADETPEQRVRRLMARKVKRDVYSLFELFLLQYYLPAIYYVRYALLALLVVLFIVVCMLGCRIAVAGLPNTLLVDQRSIADTFAAMDDTFGQRGSCTFCGPYYRSPQDYRQATITDIAACSVDYGVQMNLYADSCGACNGTDACVDCAGTAHGAAALNDCGGCAVAGSSAAAPCTCPLTRDCQYCEWALGKGSAGGGSCSVTCDASTCGRNGKCDQYTGTCVCSAGFTGAACNECEAWLLPAALNPGCALECNAAMNSAACDCDASSGRCRSCPAGTRGYDCSQPSVDCHSHGTFDPATATCTCSSGWTGAFCNVSSVCSGRGVLLSAADSPTGSEMCGCLGHWRGRTCQLCDCINGGMCNAVTGKCECVGAFTGPRCETCAANCTLRGTCPDVSTPDYALWNVRACIPNACSEADVQSETMCRACSPTQMVPVGACKAASKESCMAMSDCWWYMDGNVAPYCGMARQVSDVTALSCTCRYPKVWSGPTCGSCPAPAGATCLDDGIVLGCNRLAYTSLSSVVSIDSCGVCGGDGLCRGCDGVPGSGATYDACGVCGGNSTCSGATAAMPMYVEYLFDLTKVPRILNNAAWCKVVASIAANIRRLDSAGSQMRTVLEDYLANDASYELTSLQDFYNYAKENGRLSEAVFTLSYNGEPLMLQQILYRVESTLATNQSSPSRVVAAYYWISRDIIAPFQSLAQASGITVYYTSTLFQPAVARVGALQSLWFAVGIGLAVTFVLLLTYYVSLTTAVAATIVAAIVCFGSLTVCAVFDWDVDAVLQVCISCTVPISVEYVVHFCSGYFDYLQTTTSHLFARDVTRRTAVQGALLRSAPAVCTSVVCVIVVSTMFGVSSLVPLRRAGQVSITLHLLVLLAGVLFTGAVAALGPMSVYQHWTLSAAICIVCAALAALAVLVMYGVHGVLGPHGNMILTR
- a CDS encoding putative DNA replication licensing factor; this encodes MNPPDIRDDPALPQPTAEVAPVLEVDADGIRVREAVHLFLSRLIDPLLRADPNLAVAGTSGRDDISGAHSSLDYVVAQMERISTSTSWSTCVVRWADLLRFDEDAAAVLESDFQRFSPFINEALHQVLLQYYGEEYANRGKCNPSLVFSNVPRCLTIRSLRASLVGQLCAIKGVVTRTSQVRPELLVGVFRCSDCGTGSLPIEQQFHYTEPPTCRNPQCENKNKFQLIPNHPQTRFGDWQKLRMQEDANNIPAGCMPRTMEVIVRADAVEVAKPGDRILAIGCAIVVPEVAKLFNLANRREVQRQLTGGQRAQQDAQADMEGTTGLRALGVRDLNYRMCFLATTITDATGDDRKMTQAVKEATDGAAEREEVVLTPAERQRVQQMRRHDNLLKALTSCVAPNVFKHDVVKLGLLLQMVGGVSKTTIERIALRGDINVCIVGDPSTAKSQFLKWVSANMPRGVYTSGKASTASGLTATVTRDADTGERTIEAGALMLSDRGICCIDEFDKMEMKDQVAIHEAMEQQTISIAKAGIKATLNAKTSLLAALNPIGGKYDRRRPLQKNIAMTAPIMSRFDLMFVIVDDSGDDADFAIANQLLRLHRFGGAAVRPPFTTEDFQLYLRYARSLTPRLTREASQLIVAAYRDMRLQDSLSNRSKVYRVTTRLLESMIRLSEATAKVYMSDEVRPTHVEVALELMRQSLSTLDMTEVELVGGAADDTLHEEQDRVVKQEPEAARGSASASSGVAGHGTDKGRVADDSAGTDGQTSFADEPASASSAAVAAPRRKVSIKADHYFSIVNRLVAHLKSLGDDAAPTRQELVTWYLEQVKTLNRPLLEAELRYVNLVLSKLVREGKLLEVNVREGDLPRLYLDPNFNPDVTQ